A single genomic interval of Thiovulum sp. ES harbors:
- a CDS encoding menaquinone biosynthesis decarboxylase, SCO4490 family (PFAM: 3-octaprenyl-4-hydroxybenzoate carboxy-lyase~TIGRFAM: UbiD family decarboxylases; menaquinone biosynthesis decarboxylase, SCO4490 family) has translation MIANYPVLKFFNSKDLLKIVTQELDVNLEIPHLAYIEIKKPNPKVLLFINPVDRELGIKYKTPVVMNIFASKELIQLALTRGIGEIINEIEKFLKYRPPSSFAGKIDLLKDIFSLRNVFPTKIKKDVRETHKLFRGGLNKLPILKTWGGDAGKFITMGQVYTHSLDGETVNLGMYRLQVHDDDTLGMHWQIHKDSAQFFLEYKKAGEKMPVTVAIGGDPLFTWIATAPMPHGINELLLYGFITGKSPKLIEVNTNFVPEDSDIIIEGFVDPEKLIPEGPFGDHTGYYTLKEDYPAMRVNHIWTKEHPLYYATVVGKPPIEDKFMGWATERIFLPLLKTTAHDLIDYSMPENGVFHNLIIGKMKVKYRGHAQQFMHAFWGIGQMSFVKHAVFVDENAPDLRDIDTLVPHILNRISFEKIMVSSGVLDALDHSSPQSLVGGKLGIDATGDEVRMVKLNLISDEHLMKKMKVACNGCSVDVVGLKQYFTNTHNPITFMTINKKTGMKGRLPIFEDYREHMRILVILDEERNELDNLYMLLWRVLNNIDSQRDIYISRNFYVVDATNKNKEYDDFEREWPDDVLCDEDTLKTLEQKGLISINEGFVKQFGLL, from the coding sequence ATGATAGCAAATTATCCAGTTTTAAAATTTTTCAACTCAAAAGACTTACTAAAAATAGTTACACAAGAGTTAGATGTAAATTTGGAAATTCCACATCTTGCCTATATTGAAATAAAGAAGCCAAATCCAAAAGTTCTGCTTTTTATAAATCCAGTTGATAGAGAACTTGGGATTAAATATAAAACTCCAGTTGTTATGAATATTTTTGCATCAAAAGAGCTTATTCAACTTGCATTAACGAGAGGAATTGGTGAGATTATTAATGAGATTGAGAAATTTTTAAAGTATAGACCGCCATCAAGCTTCGCTGGAAAAATTGATTTATTAAAAGATATATTTTCACTTCGGAATGTGTTTCCAACAAAGATAAAAAAAGATGTTCGAGAAACTCATAAACTTTTCCGAGGCGGATTAAATAAATTACCAATTTTAAAAACTTGGGGTGGAGATGCTGGAAAATTTATCACAATGGGGCAAGTTTATACACACTCTTTAGATGGCGAAACTGTTAATTTAGGAATGTATCGATTGCAAGTTCATGATGATGACACTCTTGGAATGCATTGGCAAATTCATAAAGATTCTGCACAATTCTTTTTAGAATATAAAAAGGCAGGAGAAAAAATGCCTGTTACGGTCGCGATTGGCGGAGACCCGCTTTTTACTTGGATTGCGACAGCACCAATGCCACACGGAATAAACGAACTTCTGCTTTATGGATTTATTACAGGAAAAAGTCCAAAACTGATAGAAGTAAATACGAATTTTGTTCCTGAAGATAGCGATATTATTATCGAAGGTTTTGTTGATCCTGAAAAGTTGATTCCAGAAGGACCTTTTGGAGATCACACTGGATACTACACACTTAAAGAGGATTATCCAGCGATGAGAGTAAATCACATCTGGACAAAAGAGCATCCACTCTATTATGCGACAGTTGTTGGAAAACCTCCGATTGAAGATAAGTTTATGGGTTGGGCGACTGAAAGAATTTTCTTACCACTGCTAAAAACAACGGCACACGACCTCATCGACTACTCTATGCCAGAAAATGGAGTTTTTCACAATTTGATTATTGGAAAGATGAAAGTGAAATATCGGGGACATGCACAGCAATTTATGCATGCATTTTGGGGAATTGGTCAAATGAGTTTTGTAAAACATGCTGTTTTTGTTGATGAAAATGCACCAGATTTACGAGATATTGACACTCTTGTTCCTCACATTTTAAACCGAATCTCTTTTGAAAAAATTATGGTCTCTTCTGGTGTTCTTGATGCCCTTGATCACTCCTCTCCGCAATCTCTTGTTGGCGGAAAACTTGGAATTGATGCAACTGGCGATGAGGTCAGAATGGTTAAATTAAATCTGATTTCTGATGAACATCTCATGAAAAAAATGAAAGTTGCTTGTAACGGATGCAGTGTTGATGTCGTTGGCTTAAAACAGTATTTTACAAACACTCACAACCCAATTACTTTTATGACAATTAATAAAAAGACAGGAATGAAAGGTAGATTACCAATTTTTGAAGATTATCGAGAACACATGAGGATTCTTGTTATTCTTGACGAAGAACGAAATGAGCTTGATAATCTCTACATGCTTCTTTGGAGAGTTTTAAACAACATCGATTCACAAAGAGATATTTACATAAGTAGAAATTTCTATGTTGTTGATGCTACAAACAAAAACAAGGAGTATGATGACTTTGAGAGAGAGTGGCCAGATGATGTTCTTTGTGATGAAGATACACTTAAAACACTTGAACAAAAAGGTCTTATCTCAATAAATGAGGGATTTGTAAAACAGTTTGGACTTCTTTAA
- a CDS encoding outer membrane porin, OprD family (PFAM: outer membrane porin, OprD family), whose product MKKISLVVATLLVSSSTLFAEDNKNNWTLSGNLRTALTSQAVESDDATTDIATGGWITLQTPVINNFRFTTTYYTSQIMFGQNTDGWLHNNEGKSYSFVGEAYISGELFSEDSIIGKTEIILGKKVIETPFADPDDMGMTPDIYEVALIEINPIDNFKFVGGRVTAQAGYDAEIKNKFSDLTEGDGVSVLAGIYSNEETGISAQAWHYYLNDVDSSGMDQSLSYADASYSFGINENLSFDIAGQYAFFKNLNVDEKDGSVIGGLLEASVYDLSLGFAFNSATGDIEAQAGFGGGPYYASANNMFIPCGGTESNAYLFSAGYQVLEEVSVSGVYLTMNGDNLEEDINEIDLMVSYSMNDDFAIDLYWNGWNQANEESEEDEDYTRYGVFANYSF is encoded by the coding sequence ATGAAAAAGATTAGTTTGGTTGTGGCAACTTTGCTCGTTTCAAGCTCTACACTTTTTGCAGAAGATAATAAAAATAATTGGACTCTCTCAGGAAATTTAAGAACAGCTCTAACCTCTCAAGCAGTTGAAAGTGATGATGCAACAACAGATATAGCAACGGGTGGTTGGATAACTCTTCAAACTCCAGTTATTAATAATTTTAGATTTACAACAACTTACTACACATCTCAAATTATGTTTGGACAAAATACAGATGGTTGGTTACATAACAATGAAGGAAAAAGCTACTCTTTTGTTGGCGAAGCTTATATTTCTGGAGAACTCTTTAGTGAAGATTCTATTATTGGTAAAACAGAAATTATTCTTGGTAAAAAAGTAATTGAGACTCCTTTTGCTGATCCAGATGATATGGGAATGACTCCAGATATTTATGAGGTTGCTTTAATTGAAATCAATCCAATTGATAATTTCAAATTTGTTGGTGGTCGTGTTACAGCTCAAGCAGGTTATGATGCAGAGATAAAAAATAAATTTTCTGATTTAACTGAGGGAGATGGTGTTTCAGTTCTTGCTGGAATATACTCAAATGAAGAGACTGGAATTTCTGCTCAAGCTTGGCATTACTATTTAAATGATGTTGATTCGTCAGGAATGGATCAATCTCTCTCTTATGCTGATGCCTCTTACTCTTTTGGAATCAATGAAAATCTCTCTTTTGACATTGCTGGTCAATATGCTTTTTTCAAAAATTTAAATGTTGATGAGAAAGATGGTTCTGTGATTGGAGGTTTGCTTGAAGCCTCAGTTTATGATTTATCTCTAGGATTTGCTTTTAATAGTGCAACTGGAGATATTGAGGCTCAAGCTGGATTTGGTGGCGGACCATATTATGCAAGTGCAAACAATATGTTTATTCCTTGTGGAGGAACAGAATCAAATGCCTATCTATTTTCAGCTGGATACCAAGTTCTTGAAGAAGTTTCAGTTTCAGGAGTCTATTTAACAATGAATGGTGATAATCTTGAAGAAGATATAAATGAGATAGATTTAATGGTTAGCTACTCAATGAATGATGATTTTGCAATTGATCTTTATTGGAATGGGTGGAATCAGGCAAATGAAGAGAGTGAAGAAGATGAAGATTATACAAGATACGGAGTTTTTGCAAACTACTCTTTTTAA
- a CDS encoding apolipoprotein N-acyltransferase (PFAM: Carbon-nitrogen hydrolase~TIGRFAM: apolipoprotein N-acyltransferase), with amino-acid sequence MIKEILKSFGVASLLSAFIYLHHFGFENQFIETILGISGIGFLLFEYERKVFFWTGFFTGILWFFWMPFSMQYYGFPYLIPPSIILLGIAYGIFFFIVGYFDRISTKASLFILLTFFEPFGFNWFKPQIIFVNTPFGTETWQFAIIVFSIALSIFAFLERKKFLYFAPLLLLFAIDFREKVTKEFPLDIKLVETQILQEEKWLPENRWKIIDMNFAQIEKAIDEKQDIVVLPESTFPIYINRYPEVLENLKFLSHQIAIFTGGLYSENGEQFNATYFFKDGNLQIGKKVVLVPFGEYIPLPKIIKDKISEMFFDGVKDFTPAKTPTDFIIDEVKIRNAICYEGTSEKLFQNSPPFMIVISNNGWFLPSIEPTLQKLLMQHFSNISGVTIFHSANRDGTDVISPN; translated from the coding sequence ATGATTAAAGAAATTTTAAAGAGTTTTGGAGTTGCATCACTCCTTTCCGCATTTATTTATCTTCACCACTTTGGATTTGAAAACCAATTTATAGAAACAATTTTGGGGATTTCAGGAATTGGATTTTTACTTTTTGAATACGAAAGAAAAGTATTTTTTTGGACAGGGTTTTTTACAGGAATCTTGTGGTTTTTTTGGATGCCGTTTTCAATGCAATATTACGGATTTCCGTATCTCATTCCGCCGTCAATAATTCTGCTTGGAATTGCCTACGGGATTTTCTTTTTTATTGTCGGATATTTTGATCGGATTTCCACAAAAGCTTCTCTTTTTATTTTGCTAACTTTTTTTGAGCCGTTTGGATTTAATTGGTTTAAACCGCAAATCATTTTTGTAAATACACCATTTGGAACAGAGACTTGGCAATTTGCAATTATTGTTTTCTCAATCGCACTGTCAATTTTTGCATTTCTTGAAAGAAAGAAATTCTTGTATTTTGCTCCGCTTCTTCTCCTTTTTGCAATTGACTTTCGGGAAAAAGTTACAAAAGAGTTTCCTTTAGATATTAAACTTGTGGAGACTCAAATTTTGCAAGAAGAAAAATGGTTACCAGAAAATCGTTGGAAAATTATTGATATGAATTTTGCACAAATAGAGAAAGCAATTGATGAAAAACAAGATATTGTTGTTTTGCCAGAAAGCACTTTTCCAATTTACATAAATCGCTATCCTGAAGTTTTGGAGAATTTAAAATTTCTTTCGCACCAAATCGCAATTTTTACGGGCGGTCTCTATTCAGAAAATGGAGAGCAATTTAATGCCACATATTTTTTCAAAGATGGAAATTTGCAAATTGGTAAAAAAGTTGTTCTTGTTCCGTTCGGTGAATATATTCCTCTTCCAAAAATTATCAAAGATAAAATTAGTGAAATGTTTTTTGACGGTGTTAAAGATTTCACTCCCGCAAAAACTCCAACTGATTTTATTATCGATGAGGTCAAAATCCGAAATGCAATTTGCTATGAGGGAACAAGTGAAAAGCTTTTCCAAAACTCGCCTCCGTTCATGATTGTTATTAGTAATAATGGCTGGTTTTTGCCTTCAATCGAACCAACTTTACAAAAATTACTTATGCAACATTTCTCAAATATTAGCGGTGTAACAATTTTCCATTCGGCAAATCGAGATGGAACAGATGTAATTTCACCAAATTAA
- a CDS encoding nicotinate/nicotinamide nucleotide adenylyltransferase (PFAM: Cytidylyltransferase~TIGRFAM: nicotinate (nicotinamide) nucleotide adenylyltransferase; cytidyltransferase-related domain) has product MNVAIYGGSFDPPHIGHEKVVIFAQKMLEIDKVIVLPNFLNPWKSNFKIAPEDRFKLLTKLFENNENVEISRFEIDNGRPTLTIESVRHFSEIYENINLIIGADNVNSIQKWDEFEEIDSLVNWVVATRNGIRVPNGFKLLNVDEVVSSTEIRNGKNIEMIPEKIRSDVLNLLK; this is encoded by the coding sequence ATGAATGTTGCTATTTACGGAGGTTCGTTTGATCCGCCACATATTGGACACGAAAAAGTTGTTATTTTCGCACAAAAAATGTTAGAAATTGATAAGGTAATTGTGTTACCAAATTTTCTTAATCCGTGGAAAAGTAATTTTAAAATTGCACCAGAAGATAGATTCAAGTTACTGACAAAGCTTTTTGAGAATAATGAGAATGTAGAAATTTCTCGTTTTGAAATTGATAACGGTCGTCCAACTTTAACAATTGAGAGTGTTCGACACTTTTCAGAAATATACGAAAACATCAACCTCATCATCGGTGCGGATAATGTAAATTCGATTCAGAAATGGGATGAATTTGAAGAAATCGACTCGCTTGTAAATTGGGTTGTTGCTACTCGAAATGGAATTAGAGTGCCAAACGGTTTTAAACTCTTAAATGTCGATGAGGTCGTGAGTTCGACAGAAATCCGAAACGGAAAAAATATCGAGATGATTCCCGAAAAAATCCGTTCTGATGTTTTAAATTTACTAAAATGA
- a CDS encoding protein of unknown function (DUF1987) (PFAM: Domain of unknown function (DUF1987)), with amino-acid sequence MNLFHMEQTKFTPEVFLDPEKMEMKFIGKSYPENAFEFYMPILDWIHEFFQKKNHETIKVNFEIVYFNSSSSKVFFDIFDLFEEAQADGSHIVINWIYDSDNDTAEEAGEDFRDDFENLTINLIGK; translated from the coding sequence TTGAACCTATTCCATATGGAGCAAACAAAATTTACACCTGAAGTATTTTTAGATCCAGAAAAAATGGAGATGAAATTTATTGGAAAATCCTATCCTGAAAATGCTTTTGAGTTTTATATGCCTATTCTTGACTGGATACACGAATTTTTCCAGAAAAAAAATCATGAAACTATAAAAGTTAATTTTGAAATAGTCTATTTTAATAGTAGTTCATCAAAAGTTTTTTTCGATATTTTCGATCTGTTCGAAGAGGCTCAAGCTGATGGAAGTCATATTGTTATAAATTGGATTTACGATTCTGACAATGACACTGCTGAAGAGGCGGGTGAAGACTTTAGAGATGATTTTGAAAATCTAACTATAAATTTAATAGGAAAATAG
- a CDS encoding response regulator containing a CheY-like receiver domain and an HD-GYP domain (PFAM: HD domain), whose protein sequence is MRENIFIENIEKFIAGQKELSPDETKEFLSKMLKEYKRKSKRVDRIFQQNDRQQKELDRLNSGLEEQNTLLHDEIIQTQKEIVFRMGDIAESRSKETGNHIKRVSLYSYILAKKYGLSKFEIDLIRDASPMHDIGKVGVPDNILNKPSRYTPEEFEIMKTHTTIGYNLFKESKRPLLQMAATIAHEHHEKWIGNGYPQGLRGEEISIYGRITAIADVFDALGSARVYKKAWSLERIIDLFEDERGKHFDPDLVDIFFENFQEFVGIRNRYED, encoded by the coding sequence TTGAGAGAGAATATTTTTATTGAAAATATAGAGAAGTTTATTGCTGGACAAAAAGAACTTTCACCAGATGAAACTAAAGAGTTTCTTTCAAAAATGCTTAAAGAATACAAAAGAAAATCAAAAAGAGTTGATAGAATTTTTCAACAAAATGATCGGCAACAAAAAGAACTTGATAGGTTAAATAGTGGTTTAGAAGAGCAGAATACTCTTTTGCACGACGAAATTATTCAGACTCAAAAAGAGATTGTTTTCCGTATGGGCGATATTGCTGAATCAAGAAGCAAAGAGACGGGAAATCACATTAAACGAGTCTCACTCTACTCTTATATACTTGCAAAAAAATATGGGCTATCAAAATTTGAAATAGATCTAATTCGAGATGCCTCACCAATGCATGATATTGGAAAAGTTGGAGTTCCTGATAATATCTTGAATAAACCGAGTCGATATACACCCGAAGAGTTTGAAATTATGAAAACTCATACAACAATTGGATACAACCTTTTTAAAGAATCAAAAAGACCTCTTTTGCAAATGGCAGCAACAATTGCACATGAACATCATGAAAAATGGATTGGAAATGGATATCCTCAAGGATTGAGAGGAGAAGAAATTTCAATTTATGGAAGAATTACAGCAATAGCCGATGTTTTTGATGCACTTGGAAGTGCTAGAGTTTATAAAAAAGCTTGGTCTCTTGAGAGAATTATAGACCTTTTTGAAGATGAACGAGGGAAACATTTTGACCCAGATTTAGTTGATATTTTCTTTGAAAATTTTCAAGAATTTGTAGGAATTAGAAACAGATATGAAGATTAG
- a CDS encoding phosphoribosyl-ATP pyrophosphohydrolase (PFAM: Phosphoribosyl-ATP pyrophosphohydrolase; Phosphoribosyl-AMP cyclohydrolase~TIGRFAM: phosphoribosyl-ATP pyrophosphohydrolase) produces MLENIDWKKVDNLLPVVVQDWKDNSVLMLAYMNREALELTLKTGFAHYFSRTKGRLWKKGEESGHTQKVMETLLDCDGDTILLKVEQKGVACHTGRETCFFTNLQNGDEVAEIKEDLSEKYSVIDQLFHTIEERKREGNSDKSYTAKLLNGGANRILKKVIEEAGEFSLAVKDRDEKEIILESADLLYHTLVALSYSNVNPDKVREEIKKRFGIGGLVEKASRGK; encoded by the coding sequence ATGTTAGAAAATATAGATTGGAAAAAAGTAGATAATTTATTACCTGTGGTTGTGCAGGATTGGAAAGATAATTCGGTTTTGATGTTGGCTTATATGAATCGTGAAGCTCTTGAATTGACTTTAAAAACAGGATTTGCACACTATTTTTCGCGGACAAAAGGGCGACTTTGGAAAAAAGGTGAAGAGAGCGGACATACTCAAAAAGTGATGGAAACTCTTCTTGATTGCGATGGCGACACAATTCTATTAAAAGTTGAACAAAAAGGTGTTGCTTGTCATACTGGTCGAGAAACTTGTTTTTTCACAAATCTTCAAAATGGCGATGAGGTAGCTGAAATAAAAGAGGATTTGAGTGAAAAATATTCGGTAATTGATCAACTTTTCCACACAATTGAAGAGCGAAAACGAGAAGGAAATTCTGATAAATCCTACACGGCAAAACTGCTCAATGGCGGAGCTAACAGAATTCTCAAAAAAGTTATTGAAGAGGCTGGAGAATTTTCACTTGCGGTAAAAGATAGAGATGAGAAAGAGATAATTTTGGAAAGTGCAGATTTACTCTATCACACACTTGTCGCTCTTTCATACTCAAATGTGAATCCTGACAAAGTTCGAGAGGAAATTAAAAAGAGGTTTGGAATTGGAGGACTTGTAGAAAAAGCGTCGCGGGGAAAATAG
- a CDS encoding Flagellar biosynthesis protein FliR (PFAM: Bacterial export proteins, family 1~TIGRFAM: flagellar biosynthetic protein FliR) has translation MEHFSFFQGETVISFLLLFVRISFLLALLPLFSNMSIPATVKAGLSLYLTFIFYFSITPPELPDSWFAIGTAIFSEMIFALIAGLVLNLAIYMLTYAGEHISLMMGFSMATVFDYQTSISMPMISQFLSFLALMMLFAFDGHHMMLLFMHDSISSVPLGGFVMADGIFDYIVEAFKNLFVMGLSIAFPILALSLLSDIIFGMLMKTMPQFNLLVIGYPIKIGIGFIVLIAVISSMMLIFKTEFIKYYNDLPMLF, from the coding sequence GTGGAACATTTCTCTTTTTTTCAGGGTGAAACGGTAATTTCGTTTCTCTTGCTTTTTGTGAGAATTTCATTTTTACTAGCACTTCTTCCGCTTTTTAGCAACATGTCGATTCCCGCAACAGTAAAAGCAGGACTTTCGCTTTATCTAACTTTTATATTCTATTTTTCAATAACTCCACCAGAATTACCAGATAGTTGGTTTGCGATTGGAACGGCTATTTTTTCGGAAATGATTTTTGCACTTATTGCGGGACTTGTTTTAAATCTTGCAATTTACATGCTAACTTATGCGGGGGAGCATATTTCTTTGATGATGGGATTTTCGATGGCGACAGTTTTTGATTATCAAACTTCGATTTCAATGCCGATGATAAGTCAATTTCTAAGTTTTTTAGCACTTATGATGCTTTTTGCATTTGACGGACATCACATGATGCTACTTTTTATGCACGATTCAATTTCAAGTGTTCCACTTGGTGGATTTGTGATGGCGGATGGAATTTTTGATTATATCGTAGAGGCATTTAAAAATCTGTTTGTGATGGGACTCTCAATCGCATTTCCAATTTTGGCACTTTCGCTTTTGAGCGATATTATTTTTGGAATGCTAATGAAAACAATGCCACAATTCAACTTGCTTGTAATCGGGTATCCGATAAAAATCGGAATTGGTTTTATTGTTCTCATTGCGGTAATAAGTTCGATGATGTTGATTTTCAAAACAGAATTTATAAAATATTACAACGACTTACCAATGCTATTTTAA
- a CDS encoding UDP-N-acetylmuramyl-tripeptide synthetase (PFAM: Mur ligase family, glutamate ligase domain; Mur ligase middle domain~TIGRFAM: UDP-N-acetylmuramyl-tripeptide synthetase), whose protein sequence is MEVSSHSISQNRIESLDFALKVHTNITGDHLDFHGTMAEYVKVKNSFFTDESMKLLNRDDKYVEFNYKNAYTYSLESGSSFKLLAYTMREGVSGVVQFFDEVEDFHSPMYGFFNLYNILASVAGVKLLTQKPMREICEVVENFAGVSGRMEVISEKPLVIVDFAHTPDGMEKVLDSLREKDVIVVFGAGGDRDKIKRPKMGKIANNMAKHLIVTSDNPRNEDPQEIANDILSGIEKLEKVDVILNRKEAIRRGLELQSGDDVLLILGKGDETEQIIYDQKFHFDDREIARELLQNLSK, encoded by the coding sequence ATGGAGGTTTCTTCACACTCGATTTCTCAAAATAGAATTGAGAGTTTGGATTTTGCTCTCAAAGTTCATACAAATATCACGGGCGACCATTTGGATTTTCATGGAACAATGGCAGAATATGTCAAAGTCAAGAACAGCTTCTTCACCGACGAATCGATGAAACTTTTAAATCGAGACGACAAATATGTGGAGTTCAACTACAAAAATGCCTACACATATTCGCTTGAGTCTGGTAGCAGTTTTAAGCTTCTTGCCTACACAATGCGGGAGGGAGTTTCTGGAGTTGTCCAATTTTTCGATGAGGTCGAAGATTTTCATAGTCCGATGTATGGATTTTTCAATTTATACAACATTCTTGCATCTGTGGCTGGAGTGAAACTTTTGACTCAAAAACCGATGCGAGAAATTTGCGAAGTAGTTGAGAATTTTGCAGGAGTTTCTGGGCGAATGGAAGTGATTTCAGAAAAACCACTTGTCATTGTTGATTTTGCACACACTCCCGACGGTATGGAAAAAGTTTTAGATTCCCTTCGTGAAAAAGATGTGATTGTTGTTTTTGGTGCAGGTGGCGACCGCGATAAAATCAAAAGACCAAAAATGGGAAAAATTGCAAACAATATGGCAAAGCACCTCATCGTTACTTCTGATAATCCCCGAAATGAAGACCCGCAGGAAATTGCAAACGATATTTTAAGTGGAATTGAGAAACTTGAAAAAGTTGATGTAATTTTAAATCGGAAAGAGGCAATTCGCCGAGGTTTGGAACTGCAAAGTGGTGATGATGTTCTTCTCATTCTTGGAAAAGGTGATGAGACTGAACAGATAATTTACGATCAAAAATTTCACTTTGACGACCGTGAAATCGCTCGAGAACTTTTACAAAATCTTTCTAAATAG
- a CDS encoding UDP-N-acetylmuramyl tripeptide synthase (PFAM: Mur ligase middle domain): MRKIGIPDRKYKFITDDSRFCDSETAFLLTSQNREFSENGCQCNIALSEIRELFGVGEIKIIGITGTNGKTTTASLFYSILLDLGFSVALQGTHGDFL, from the coding sequence ATGAGAAAAATTGGAATTCCCGATCGAAAATACAAATTTATAACTGATGATTCTCGTTTTTGCGATTCTGAAACTGCTTTTTTGCTGACAAGTCAAAACCGAGAATTTTCTGAAAACGGTTGTCAATGCAATATCGCACTTTCTGAAATTCGCGAACTTTTTGGAGTTGGTGAAATAAAAATCATCGGAATCACAGGAACAAACGGAAAAACAACAACAGCTTCACTTTTTTACTCAATTTTGTTGGATTTAGGATTTTCTGTTGCACTTCAAGGCACACACGGGGATTTTTTATAA
- a CDS encoding Helix-turn-helix protein (PFAM: Helix-turn-helix) produces the protein MFDLKFELKNLGLNLTSFANEVQLSPNTVSRWARGEVQIPKWVKPFIINYKKS, from the coding sequence ATGTTTGATTTAAAATTTGAGTTAAAAAATCTAGGTTTGAATTTAACATCTTTTGCTAATGAAGTTCAATTAAGTCCAAATACAGTTAGCAGATGGGCAAGGGGAGAAGTTCAAATTCCAAAGTGGGTTAAACCTTTTATAATAAACTATAAAAAAAGCTAA